One stretch of Astatotilapia calliptera chromosome 3, fAstCal1.2, whole genome shotgun sequence DNA includes these proteins:
- the LOC113019355 gene encoding DDB1- and CUL4-associated factor 7-like, which translates to MYAVVFFCAGTSSIDTTCTIWGLETGQVLGRVNLVTGHVKTQLIAHDKEVYDISFSRAGGGRDTFASVGANGSVRMFDLRHLKHSTIIYDDPQHHPLLRLCWNKQDPNYLATMAMDSLEVVILDVRVPCTPVARLNNHRACVNGIAWAPHSSCDICTAGRQL; encoded by the exons atgtatgctgttgtttttttctgtgcaggTACTTCCAGTATAGACACCACCTGTACAATCTGGGGGCTGGAGACTGGGCAGGTGCTGGGGAGGGTCAACTTGGTGACAGGTCACGTCAAGACACAGCTCATAGCTCATGACAAGGAG GTGTATGACATCTCGTTTAGCCGAGCAGGCGGGGGCAGGGATACGTTTGCCTCTGTGGGTGCGAATGGCTCGGTCCGCATGTTTGACCTCCGACACCTCAAACACAGCACAATCATCTACGACGACCCACAGCATCACCCATTGCTCCGACTCTGCTGGAACAAGCAAGATCCCAACTACTTAGCTACCATGGCGATGGACAGCTTGGAG GTGGTGATTTTAGACGTGCGTGTACCCTGTACTCCGGTAGCCAGACTCAACAACCACAGGGCCTGTGTGAACGGAATCGCCTGGGCGCCACATTCCTCCTGTGACATCTGTACTGCAGGTAGGCAGCTGTAG
- the LOC113014356 gene encoding proteinase-activated receptor 3-like produces MLSQNLTFNSSEPLESKWGHCVDVTPGIIVWVFFSALFSLVGFPACAAVLWELFQRHRAGTSITPNDVFMINLTVMDLVFLFFVPLGLTNFLLWHIMSFQSFISFLYALNLAGRPLLTACICLDCYMAVFHPIAYSTKKSLTPRVLMAAAAWTATMVQGSMSIVDQELNHSAWATFVYLIALPIIVICDASILWTLKKSYRSGGHLHPRKKKALQIITNSMVMTITSYFPPVLLYVFGHLIVRDDNEYECVLTIPVLIIPTAGSAIMPLLYLGNLGRLNNICC; encoded by the coding sequence ATGCTCTCTCAGAATCTAACCTTCAACTCCAGCGAGCCTTTGGAGAGCAAGTGGGGACACTGTGTAGACGTAACACCAGGTATTATAGTCTGGGTGTTTTTCAGCGCTCTCTTCTCTCTGGTTGGATTTCCTGCATGTGCTGCTGTTCTCTGGGAGCTGTTTCAGAGACACAGAGCTGGAACCTCGATCACCCCTAATGATGTTTTCATGATCAACCTCACAGTCATGGACCTGGTCTTCCTATTTTTTGTCCCACTTGGCCTGACTAACTTCCTCCTCTGGCACATCATGTCTTTCCAGAGCTTCATCAGTTTTCTCTATGCTCTAAACCTGGCTGGACGACCTCTTCTAACAGCATGCATCTGTCTGGACTGCTACATGGCTGTGTTCCATCCCATCGCCTACAGCACAAAGAAGAGTCTGACTCCCCGGGTCCTTATGGCTGCTGCTGCGTGGACTGCTACGATGGTTCAAGGGTCCATGTCCATAGTTGATCAAGAGCTAAACCACAGTGCATGGGCCACGTTTGTGTACCTCATTGCGCTCCCCATAATTGTAATCTGTGATGCTTCCATCCTCTGGACCCTGAAGAAGTCCTATCGCAGTGGGGGACACCTCCACCCCAGGAAGAAGAAGGCTCTCCAGATCATCACCAACAGCATGGTCATGACCATCACCTCATATTTCCCCCCAGTGCTGCTGTACGTCTTTGGGCATCTCATTGTCAGAGATGACAACGAATACGAGTGCGTCTTAACAATACCTGTCTTGATCATCCCGACAGCAGGAAGTGCAATCATGCCTTTGCTGTATTTGGGCAATCTGGGGAGGTTGAATAATATTTGCTGCTAG
- the kcnh6b gene encoding potassium voltage-gated channel subfamily H member 6 isoform X1: MSDSDLMKGGGPAIRSPECRSSPTPRMEFHGSFKVGERSPNVTEKVTQVLSLESDVLPEYKLQVPETTWWILLHYSPFKAFWDWIILLLVLYTAVITPYSAAFLLSENGDLRQRSCGYTCNPLNVADLTVDVLFIVDIIINLRTTYVDQNDEVVTQPSQIAKHYIKGWFPIDLFAAIPFDLLIFRSSSDEMATLTSLLKTARLLRLVRVARKLDRYSEYGAAVLFLLMCTFVLIAHWLACMWYAIGFVERPYTETGWLDNLAEQLGKAYNETDSSSGPSVKDKYVTALYFTLSSLTSVGFGNVSPNTNSEKMFSICVMVIGSLMYASIFGNVSAIIQRLYTGTTRYHTQMLRVKEFIRFHQIPGSLRQRLEEYFQHAWTYTNGIDMNAVLKGFPESLQADICLHLHRSLLQNCKAFQGGSQACLRVLSVRFKTVHAPPGDTLIHYGDILDSLFFISHGSIQVTREDVVVAILEKNDIFGEHIHLYDEPGKSSSDLHTITYCELHRILRDDLLEVLDMYPSFADNFWRNLEITFDLRDADQEPPVIIDDDSGDDCEYHHKPRCKIHSLDCRNRPDGIDHEDSYPLQACHQSFSHACWEDSCSCGSSCSQASEDFEKPLAHGAKTEHYSAEADRQDYSSSALQLHPQSGTSVGKDAVFDRGPQASSLNVPGMYQYWSDRQSQQFSSQAWRSPSVRNSCHPPPFTEERPSELETRLEILHSQLNRLETRMTTDISVILQLLQRQMAPVPPAYSTVSSSTLHADSPGLYGAGTPVLHNMYPISPIQMDSLAPTQTSAETDLKQTSKSQDSLSSGIHVTAASDDTMFMAITPETDTHTGLTPQLPQPSVKSSLMDSSRLCGNLRYPSLPESLDIQSRLAEIQKHLSDPVLPIV; this comes from the exons ATGTCTGACTCAGACCTCATGAAGGGTGGGGGACCGGCCATCAGGAGCCCCGAATGCCGTTCATCTCCGACTCCTCGAATGGAGTTCCACGGCTCCTTCAAAGTGGGGGAGCGCTCGCCCAATGTCACAGAGAAGGTCACACAG GTTCTCTCTTTGGAGTCTGATGTGCTGCCTGAATACAAACTCCAGGTACCAGAAACGACATGGTGGATCTTGCTTCACTACAGCCCCTTTAAGGCATTTTGGGACTGGATTATTCTCCTTCTGGTCCTCTACACAGCTGTTATTACTCCTTACTCAGCTGCCTTCCTGTTGTCTGAAAATGGGGATTTACGCCAAAGGAGTTGTGGCTACACATGTAACCCTCTAAATGTGGCAGATCTTACGGTGGACGTGCTGTTTATTGTGGATATAATCATCAACCTTCGGACGACCTATGTGGACCAAAATGACGAGGTAGTCACGCAGCCGAGCCAGATAGCAAAGCATTACATCAAAGGCTGGTTCCCTATTGATTTGTTTGCAGCAATCCCGTTTGACCTTCTCATTTTCAGATCAAGCTCGGACGAG ATGGCAACCTTAACAAGCCTCCTGAAAACAGCTCGGCTATTGCGATTGGTCCGTGTGGCAAGAAAGCTTGACCGATATTCTGAATATGGTGCTGCTGTCCTCTTCTTGCTCATGTGCACCTTTGTACTCATCGCCCACTGGCTAGCGTGCATGTGGTATGCCATTGGCTTTGTGGAGAGGCCGTACACTGAGACTGGTTGGCTGGACAACCTGGCTGAGCAACTTGGAAAGGCGTACAATGAAACAGACTCCAGCTCTGGTCCTTCAGTCAAAGACAAGTACGTCACAGCTCTGTACTTCACCCTGAGCAGTTTGACGAGTGTGGGGTTCGGTAATGTGTCTCCAAACACGAACTCAGAGAAGATGTTCTCCATCTGTGTCATGGTCATTGGAT CTCTCATGTACGCCAGCATATTTGGCAATGTATCTGCCATAATCCAGCGGCTGTACACTGGTACAACCCGGTACCACACCCAGATGCTGAGAGTCAAAGAGTTTATCCGCTTCCATCAGATTCCAGGTAGTCTGCGCCAACGACTAGAGGAGTATTTCCAGCATGCATGGACATACACAAACGGAATAGACATGAATGCT GTGTTAAAGGGATTTCCAGAGTCTCTGCAGGCAGACATCTGTTTGCACTTGCACCGCTCTCTGCTACAGAACTGCAAGGCTTTCCAAGGAGGCAGCCAAGCATGTCTCCGTGTCTTATCTGTGAGATTCAAGACAGTCCATGCACCTCCTGGAGATACTCTGATTCACTATGGAGACATCCTCGACTCTCTCTTTTTCATCTCACATGGTTCCATCCAGGTCACCAGAGAGGATGTAGTGGTGGCCATATTAG AGAAGAATGACATCTTTGGTGAGCATATCCACCTTTATGATGAGCCAGGGAAATCAAGTTCAGACCTACACACCATCACCTACTGTGAACTGCACCGCATCCTTAGGGATGACCTTCTTGAGGTCCTGGATATGTACCCAAGCTTTGCAGACAACTTCTGGAGGAACCTGGAGATAACCTTTGACCTGAGAGAT GCTGATCAAGAGCCACCAGTAATAATAGATGATGATTCTGGTGATGACTGTGAATACCACCACAAACCAAGATGCAAAATACACTCACTGGACTGCAGAAATAGGCCAG ATGGAATTGATCACGAAGACTCGTATCCCCTTCAGGCCTGCCATCAGTCATTTTCTCATGCCTGCTGGGAGGACAGTTGTAGCTGTGGATCGTCATGTTCGCAGGCAAGTGAGGACTTTGAAAAACCTCTTGCCCATGGTGCCAAAACAGAGCATTACTCTGCAGAAGCTGACAGGCAGGATTACTCTTCATCTGCACTACAACTGCACCCCCAAAGTGGCACCTCAGTGGGGAAGGATGCAGTGTTTGACCGGGGTCCTCAAG CCTCATCTCTGAATGTGCCAGGGATGTATCAATACTGGTCAGACAGACAATCACAGCAGTTTTCCAGTCAAGCCTGGCGATCACCTTCTGTCCGCAACTCATGCCACCCACCACCATTCACAGAAGAAAGGCCCAGTGAACTTGAGACACGCCTTGAAATTTTGCATTCACAGCTCAACAG ACTGGAGACTCGCATGACAACTGACATCAGTGTTATTCTGCAGCTTCTCCAGAGACAGATGGCCCCTGTACCTCCAGCTTACAGCACTGTATCATCTAGTACTCTCCACGCTGATTCCCCTGGCCTGTATGGGGCTGGAACTCCAGTGCTGCATAACATGTATCCCATTTCCCCCATACAAATGGACAGCTTGGCACCGACACAG ACCTCGGCTGAGACAGACCTTAAGCAGACCAGCAAATCCCAGGACTCACTGTCCAGTGGGATCCACGTGACTGCGGCATCTGATGACACCATGTTCATGGCTATCACCCCTGAAACTGACACACATACTGGGCTAACTCCTCAGCTACCCCAGCCATCAGTCAAATCCTCCCTCATGGACAGTTCCAGGCTGTGTGGTAACCTCCGCTACCCCTCACTACCAGAGAGCCTGGACATACAATCACGATTGGCAGAGATCCAGAAACACCTCTCGGATCCTGTCCTCCCCATCGTCTGA
- the kcnh6b gene encoding potassium voltage-gated channel subfamily H member 6 isoform X2, with the protein MSDSDLMKGGGPAIRSPECRSSPTPRMEFHGSFKVGERSPNVTEKVTQVLSLESDVLPEYKLQVPETTWWILLHYSPFKAFWDWIILLLVLYTAVITPYSAAFLLSENGDLRQRSCGYTCNPLNVADLTVDVLFIVDIIINLRTTYVDQNDEVVTQPSQIAKHYIKGWFPIDLFAAIPFDLLIFRSSSDEMATLTSLLKTARLLRLVRVARKLDRYSEYGAAVLFLLMCTFVLIAHWLACMWYAIGFVERPYTETGWLDNLAEQLGKAYNETDSSSGPSVKDKYVTALYFTLSSLTSVGFGNVSPNTNSEKMFSICVMVIGSLMYASIFGNVSAIIQRLYTGTTRYHTQMLRVKEFIRFHQIPGSLRQRLEEYFQHAWTYTNGIDMNAVLKGFPESLQADICLHLHRSLLQNCKAFQGGSQACLRVLSVRFKTVHAPPGDTLIHYGDILDSLFFISHGSIQVTREDVVVAILEKNDIFGEHIHLYDEPGKSSSDLHTITYCELHRILRDDLLEVLDMYPSFADNFWRNLEITFDLRDADQEPPVIIDDDSGDDCEYHHKPRCKIHSLDCRNRPDGIDHEDSYPLQACHQSFSHACWEDSCSCGSSCSQASEDFEKPLAHGAKTEHYSAEADRQDYSSSALQLHPQSGTSVGKDAVFDRGPQASSLNVPGMYQYWSDRQSQQFSSQAWRSPSVRNSCHPPPFTEERPSELETRLEILHSQLNSFSRDRWPLYLQLTALYHLVLSTLIPLACMGLELQCCITCIPFPPYKWTAWHRHRPRLRQTLSRPANPRTHCPVGST; encoded by the exons ATGTCTGACTCAGACCTCATGAAGGGTGGGGGACCGGCCATCAGGAGCCCCGAATGCCGTTCATCTCCGACTCCTCGAATGGAGTTCCACGGCTCCTTCAAAGTGGGGGAGCGCTCGCCCAATGTCACAGAGAAGGTCACACAG GTTCTCTCTTTGGAGTCTGATGTGCTGCCTGAATACAAACTCCAGGTACCAGAAACGACATGGTGGATCTTGCTTCACTACAGCCCCTTTAAGGCATTTTGGGACTGGATTATTCTCCTTCTGGTCCTCTACACAGCTGTTATTACTCCTTACTCAGCTGCCTTCCTGTTGTCTGAAAATGGGGATTTACGCCAAAGGAGTTGTGGCTACACATGTAACCCTCTAAATGTGGCAGATCTTACGGTGGACGTGCTGTTTATTGTGGATATAATCATCAACCTTCGGACGACCTATGTGGACCAAAATGACGAGGTAGTCACGCAGCCGAGCCAGATAGCAAAGCATTACATCAAAGGCTGGTTCCCTATTGATTTGTTTGCAGCAATCCCGTTTGACCTTCTCATTTTCAGATCAAGCTCGGACGAG ATGGCAACCTTAACAAGCCTCCTGAAAACAGCTCGGCTATTGCGATTGGTCCGTGTGGCAAGAAAGCTTGACCGATATTCTGAATATGGTGCTGCTGTCCTCTTCTTGCTCATGTGCACCTTTGTACTCATCGCCCACTGGCTAGCGTGCATGTGGTATGCCATTGGCTTTGTGGAGAGGCCGTACACTGAGACTGGTTGGCTGGACAACCTGGCTGAGCAACTTGGAAAGGCGTACAATGAAACAGACTCCAGCTCTGGTCCTTCAGTCAAAGACAAGTACGTCACAGCTCTGTACTTCACCCTGAGCAGTTTGACGAGTGTGGGGTTCGGTAATGTGTCTCCAAACACGAACTCAGAGAAGATGTTCTCCATCTGTGTCATGGTCATTGGAT CTCTCATGTACGCCAGCATATTTGGCAATGTATCTGCCATAATCCAGCGGCTGTACACTGGTACAACCCGGTACCACACCCAGATGCTGAGAGTCAAAGAGTTTATCCGCTTCCATCAGATTCCAGGTAGTCTGCGCCAACGACTAGAGGAGTATTTCCAGCATGCATGGACATACACAAACGGAATAGACATGAATGCT GTGTTAAAGGGATTTCCAGAGTCTCTGCAGGCAGACATCTGTTTGCACTTGCACCGCTCTCTGCTACAGAACTGCAAGGCTTTCCAAGGAGGCAGCCAAGCATGTCTCCGTGTCTTATCTGTGAGATTCAAGACAGTCCATGCACCTCCTGGAGATACTCTGATTCACTATGGAGACATCCTCGACTCTCTCTTTTTCATCTCACATGGTTCCATCCAGGTCACCAGAGAGGATGTAGTGGTGGCCATATTAG AGAAGAATGACATCTTTGGTGAGCATATCCACCTTTATGATGAGCCAGGGAAATCAAGTTCAGACCTACACACCATCACCTACTGTGAACTGCACCGCATCCTTAGGGATGACCTTCTTGAGGTCCTGGATATGTACCCAAGCTTTGCAGACAACTTCTGGAGGAACCTGGAGATAACCTTTGACCTGAGAGAT GCTGATCAAGAGCCACCAGTAATAATAGATGATGATTCTGGTGATGACTGTGAATACCACCACAAACCAAGATGCAAAATACACTCACTGGACTGCAGAAATAGGCCAG ATGGAATTGATCACGAAGACTCGTATCCCCTTCAGGCCTGCCATCAGTCATTTTCTCATGCCTGCTGGGAGGACAGTTGTAGCTGTGGATCGTCATGTTCGCAGGCAAGTGAGGACTTTGAAAAACCTCTTGCCCATGGTGCCAAAACAGAGCATTACTCTGCAGAAGCTGACAGGCAGGATTACTCTTCATCTGCACTACAACTGCACCCCCAAAGTGGCACCTCAGTGGGGAAGGATGCAGTGTTTGACCGGGGTCCTCAAG CCTCATCTCTGAATGTGCCAGGGATGTATCAATACTGGTCAGACAGACAATCACAGCAGTTTTCCAGTCAAGCCTGGCGATCACCTTCTGTCCGCAACTCATGCCACCCACCACCATTCACAGAAGAAAGGCCCAGTGAACTTGAGACACGCCTTGAAATTTTGCATTCACAGCTCAACAG CTTCTCCAGAGACAGATGGCCCCTGTACCTCCAGCTTACAGCACTGTATCATCTAGTACTCTCCACGCTGATTCCCCTGGCCTGTATGGGGCTGGAACTCCAGTGCTGCATAACATGTATCCCATTTCCCCCATACAAATGGACAGCTTGGCACCGACACAG ACCTCGGCTGAGACAGACCTTAAGCAGACCAGCAAATCCCAGGACTCACTGTCCAGTGGGATCCACGTGA